One Paenibacillus riograndensis SBR5 DNA segment encodes these proteins:
- a CDS encoding DMT family transporter codes for MLIGLVLALAAGSLVSLQNIFNSKVNEHTGSWSTTTLVLGMGFIASLLMGLLMEGKNMFTLQHMQPWYWFSGMIGVGVVICLVQATRLLGPTYAISIVLTSQLGFALLWDSLGWLGLTKVPFSFNQLIGVLIIVGGILVFKLGGAREPQSDSSAGKPQQVLNLK; via the coding sequence ATGTTAATAGGATTAGTACTGGCGCTGGCCGCCGGTTCCCTGGTAAGTTTGCAGAATATTTTCAACAGCAAGGTCAATGAGCATACGGGGTCATGGTCCACTACAACCTTGGTATTGGGCATGGGGTTTATCGCTTCCCTGCTGATGGGACTGCTTATGGAAGGCAAAAATATGTTCACCCTGCAGCATATGCAGCCCTGGTATTGGTTCAGCGGCATGATCGGCGTAGGCGTAGTCATCTGTCTGGTGCAGGCCACCCGGCTGCTTGGGCCTACTTATGCCATTTCCATTGTGCTTACCTCACAGCTTGGGTTTGCGCTTCTATGGGATTCACTGGGCTGGCTGGGCCTGACCAAGGTGCCTTTTTCCTTCAATCAGCTTATCGGAGTACTCATCATTGTTGGCGGGATTCTGGTGTTCAAGCTAGGAGGAGCGCGTGAGCCTCAAAGTGATTCCTCAGCAGGCAAGCCGCAGCAGGTATTGAATTTGAAGTGA